The Algoriphagus sanaruensis genome window below encodes:
- a CDS encoding amidase: MRYLIWIIGLCLISACKQEPSSIALEELTISEIHQAFQKGDFTALELTEAYLARIETWDSLTNSISFIHPEARAQAKALDEEFSNTGKLRPLHGIPLIVKDNINTIGLLTTAGSLALADFYPESDAFIIQKLKDAGAIILAKSNMAEWAFSPMHSESSTVGITRNPYHLDHVPAGSSGGTGAALAANFGTIGLGTDTGNSIRGPSSHNALVGFRTTLGLVSREGIVPLYLRNDVVGPMCRTVEDAVRVLEVIAGTDSKDPITTRSQGKIPNNYLQFLQKDGLNGARIGIFRTLSEANPDSEISSLFEQAVTDLKSLGAVLIDSVEVENFDSLRRNQWCPVFRKDLEEFLSTYVKRDTMQTLEDVIRVGSKSDYARTGLERFTDSTLPENMEADCGDPFTDLKRIAFREAIEKVMDSLQLDALIYPSWNHPPALIERFQEEYRGDNSQVIAPHTGQPAFTVPMGFTSKGLPAGLQLLGKMWSEPTLIRISYAYEQGTKHRKPPVLKK; encoded by the coding sequence ATGCGGTATTTGATCTGGATTATAGGACTTTGTCTAATTTCTGCCTGCAAGCAGGAGCCTTCTTCCATTGCTTTGGAAGAGTTAACCATTTCGGAAATTCATCAAGCGTTTCAAAAGGGTGATTTTACAGCCTTGGAACTAACGGAGGCCTATTTGGCCAGAATCGAAACTTGGGATTCCCTGACCAATTCCATTTCTTTTATTCACCCGGAAGCCCGCGCTCAAGCCAAGGCTTTGGATGAGGAATTTTCTAATACCGGCAAACTTCGACCCCTTCATGGCATTCCCTTGATCGTAAAAGATAACATCAATACCATCGGTCTACTCACTACTGCAGGCTCTTTGGCTTTGGCAGATTTTTATCCCGAATCGGATGCCTTTATCATTCAAAAACTAAAAGACGCCGGGGCAATCATTTTGGCCAAATCCAACATGGCTGAATGGGCTTTCAGTCCCATGCATTCGGAAAGCTCCACCGTTGGAATTACTCGTAATCCTTACCATTTGGACCACGTTCCTGCAGGATCAAGTGGGGGAACGGGAGCAGCCCTTGCGGCTAATTTTGGAACAATTGGTCTAGGGACGGATACGGGTAATTCTATCCGGGGGCCATCCTCTCACAATGCTTTAGTAGGATTTCGGACCACGCTTGGCTTGGTAAGTAGAGAAGGGATCGTTCCCTTATACCTTCGAAATGATGTAGTCGGGCCCATGTGCCGCACAGTCGAGGACGCAGTCCGAGTTCTTGAAGTTATCGCAGGAACCGATTCAAAGGATCCTATTACAACCCGAAGTCAAGGAAAAATCCCAAACAACTACTTGCAATTTCTCCAAAAAGACGGGCTAAATGGTGCCAGGATTGGGATATTTCGAACCTTAAGTGAAGCAAATCCTGATTCGGAAATTTCAAGTCTTTTCGAACAAGCTGTCACAGATTTGAAATCTTTAGGCGCTGTTTTAATTGATTCCGTTGAGGTGGAAAACTTTGATTCCTTACGAAGAAATCAATGGTGTCCCGTATTCCGAAAAGACCTTGAAGAGTTTCTTTCAACTTACGTGAAGCGAGACACTATGCAAACCTTAGAAGATGTGATTCGGGTAGGAAGCAAATCGGACTATGCCCGAACTGGGCTAGAGCGATTCACTGATTCTACGCTTCCAGAAAACATGGAAGCCGATTGTGGAGATCCGTTTACAGACCTCAAACGAATTGCTTTTCGGGAGGCAATCGAAAAAGTCATGGATTCACTTCAACTTGATGCCTTGATTTATCCAAGCTGGAATCATCCTCCTGCGCTGATCGAGCGATTTCAAGAAGAATATCGAGGAGACAATAGTCAAGTCATCGCTCCTCATACTGGTCAGCCAGCCTTTACCGTACCCATGGGATTTACTAGCAAAGGTCTTCCGGCAGGTCTTCAATTGTTGGGTAAAATGTGGTCAGAGCCGACTCTAATTCGGATTTCATATGCCTACGAGCAAGGCACGAAGCATCGAAAACCCCCAGTCTTGAAAAAATAA
- a CDS encoding SIMPL domain-containing protein, with amino-acid sequence MKSTLSPVLFAIAIILSAYLLGDAIIHRNRPQGMIHVTGLGEQNFTSDLIVWEGNFTRESRDLQAAYASLEKDREAVTSYLKSKGIPEEQLVFNAVSTLPQYEQNYTSSGNYAGQTFTGYQLSQTLVIESKEVEKVEKISREITELLNQGITFYSQPPRYYYTQLESLKLEMVAKATEDGRVRAERIAENSNSRLGDLVTANMGVFQITGQNSGEDYSWGGAFNTSSKNKTASITMKLSFEVY; translated from the coding sequence ATGAAATCAACGCTTTCCCCTGTCCTTTTCGCGATCGCTATCATTCTTTCTGCCTATTTATTGGGAGATGCCATCATTCATCGTAATCGCCCTCAAGGGATGATTCATGTAACCGGCCTAGGAGAGCAAAATTTCACCTCCGACCTGATCGTTTGGGAAGGAAATTTTACACGAGAAAGCCGGGATTTGCAGGCTGCCTATGCGAGTCTGGAAAAAGATCGAGAGGCAGTGACTTCCTATCTGAAATCAAAAGGCATTCCTGAGGAGCAATTGGTATTTAATGCTGTAAGTACCTTACCGCAATACGAACAGAATTATACTTCCTCTGGGAACTATGCCGGCCAAACATTTACCGGATATCAACTCAGTCAAACCTTGGTGATCGAATCCAAAGAAGTAGAAAAAGTGGAAAAAATCTCCCGTGAGATCACAGAACTACTGAATCAGGGCATCACTTTTTATTCTCAGCCTCCACGATATTATTATACCCAACTCGAATCCCTCAAACTCGAAATGGTCGCAAAAGCAACTGAGGATGGAAGAGTACGTGCAGAGCGGATTGCGGAAAATTCAAATTCAAGATTGGGAGATCTAGTCACGGCCAACATGGGCGTCTTTCAGATCACAGGTCAAAACTCCGGTGAAGATTATTCTTGGGGCGGCGCCTTCAATACTTCTTCCAAGAATAAAACTGCATCGATCACCATGAAATTGAGTTTTGAGGTGTATTGA
- a CDS encoding TonB-dependent receptor: MKAIYSFFILTLLIPIHGLSQSSILIGKVLDEKNQPLPGVNVFIKGSYDGTSTDSEGSFEFETTEKGNQLLVFKMMGFITIEQPVSLTVDRLEIPTLSLKEEYNELNTVTISAGALEASDEKKSVILRPLDIVTTPSAVGDIVGAFQTLPGTSTVGNDGRLFVRGGDASEVGIFIDGLRVGNAYGSTAGNVPTRTRFNPNLFKGTFFSTGGYSAEFGQALSSALALTTKDLAKRNQGDISIMSVGGGYSHTLANEKQSLTVSANLFDLKPYQALIQQNFDWERAPFGRDMEIAAQRKTSQGGLWKILARTESGGMKLWQDQPGQVGRGILMKLNNQYSYIQSNWRKGYENGWSLFGGISFSHNKDRIHLGPVDLNRKNQLIHAKWTAGYDFSDRLSVKNGLEYLRNEYSEALIQEKFERNFSENQAFFFSEWDWYLSRKLVLRAGVRTGYSSLANETWIDPRASLAFKLSENGTLSVAAGRFHQLPEERFRVLNPALENTSSKHLILNYLYQKEGKTFRAEAFHKSYDHLIRFEGSFQNPLNIQNGGEGFARGFDVFFRDRESIKNTDYWITYSFVDSKRSYFQYSNQVQPDFAPKHNLSVVVKHFIVPLKSQLGISWSFNDGLTFTDPNFSGEMNSKTNSFQNLSLSWSYLPRPNLIIHGAITNVTGHSNVFGYQFASTPNSSGTYESVPIGQPAPRFLFLGIFLTLSKDKNANQLNNL, encoded by the coding sequence ATGAAGGCGATTTACTCTTTTTTTATTCTGACACTTCTAATTCCCATCCACGGACTTTCCCAATCTAGTATCCTGATCGGTAAAGTATTGGATGAGAAAAACCAGCCACTGCCCGGGGTGAATGTTTTTATAAAGGGCTCCTATGATGGGACAAGTACAGATAGTGAAGGAAGTTTTGAATTTGAAACCACAGAAAAAGGTAACCAACTTTTGGTGTTCAAAATGATGGGTTTCATCACCATCGAACAACCGGTCTCGCTTACTGTCGATAGGTTGGAAATTCCGACTCTTTCGCTGAAAGAAGAATACAATGAATTAAATACCGTCACGATATCCGCTGGCGCTTTGGAGGCATCGGATGAGAAAAAATCCGTAATTCTCCGCCCATTGGATATTGTTACCACCCCATCTGCAGTCGGGGATATCGTAGGCGCATTTCAAACTTTGCCAGGAACCTCCACCGTCGGGAATGACGGCAGACTATTCGTCCGGGGAGGAGATGCTTCGGAGGTAGGGATTTTTATCGACGGGCTCCGTGTCGGTAACGCCTATGGAAGTACCGCCGGCAACGTACCCACTCGGACAAGATTTAACCCCAATCTATTCAAGGGGACATTTTTTTCAACAGGCGGATATTCAGCTGAATTCGGGCAGGCCTTATCCTCGGCTTTAGCACTTACTACCAAAGACTTGGCAAAGCGGAACCAAGGTGACATTTCTATCATGTCAGTGGGAGGAGGATATTCTCACACCTTAGCAAACGAAAAACAAAGCTTAACTGTCTCCGCCAATTTGTTTGACCTCAAGCCTTATCAAGCTTTAATCCAGCAAAATTTCGATTGGGAGCGTGCCCCTTTCGGAAGAGATATGGAAATCGCCGCACAACGAAAAACAAGTCAGGGAGGCCTTTGGAAAATCCTAGCCCGAACAGAATCTGGAGGCATGAAGCTTTGGCAAGATCAACCTGGACAGGTGGGAAGAGGAATTTTGATGAAGCTCAACAATCAATATTCCTATATCCAATCCAACTGGAGAAAAGGTTATGAAAATGGATGGTCTCTTTTTGGAGGAATCTCCTTCTCACATAACAAGGACAGAATACACTTAGGTCCTGTTGACCTCAACCGAAAAAATCAGCTCATACATGCCAAATGGACCGCAGGATATGATTTCAGCGATCGTCTTTCGGTGAAAAATGGATTAGAATACCTCCGAAACGAATACTCGGAAGCCCTAATTCAGGAAAAATTCGAGCGCAACTTTTCGGAAAATCAAGCCTTCTTTTTTTCAGAATGGGATTGGTATTTAAGTAGGAAACTTGTGCTTCGTGCAGGTGTACGAACCGGCTATTCCAGTCTAGCCAATGAAACTTGGATTGACCCAAGAGCTTCTTTAGCATTCAAACTTTCAGAAAACGGAACCCTTTCAGTTGCCGCCGGTAGATTTCATCAATTACCCGAAGAGCGATTTAGAGTACTCAATCCAGCCTTGGAAAATACCTCATCCAAGCATCTGATCTTAAATTACCTCTACCAGAAAGAGGGCAAAACTTTCCGTGCAGAAGCCTTTCACAAGTCCTATGATCACTTGATCCGATTTGAAGGTAGCTTCCAAAACCCCTTAAACATCCAAAATGGAGGAGAAGGATTTGCCCGTGGATTTGATGTGTTTTTCAGAGACCGAGAAAGTATTAAAAACACAGACTACTGGATTACTTACAGCTTTGTAGATAGTAAAAGGAGCTATTTCCAATACTCAAATCAAGTACAACCAGACTTTGCTCCAAAGCATAATCTAAGCGTGGTGGTCAAGCATTTCATCGTTCCTCTTAAGTCACAGTTGGGTATTTCTTGGTCTTTCAACGATGGATTAACTTTCACTGATCCCAATTTTTCGGGTGAAATGAATTCCAAAACCAACTCTTTTCAAAACCTAAGTTTGAGCTGGAGCTATCTACCAAGACCCAACCTGATCATACACGGGGCCATTACCAATGTTACCGGGCACAGCAATGTATTCGGATACCAATTTGCTTCAACTCCAAATTCCTCCGGAACCTACGAATCCGTTCCGATAGGACAGCCCGCTCCGAGATTTCTATTTCTTGGAATTTTCCTAACCCTATCCAAAGACAAAAACGCAAATCAATTAAACAACCTTTAA
- a CDS encoding M14 family zinc carboxypeptidase — MYTRFKAHWIFLFLLACATSPSFSQTAYQKLPVEKLEQAYTTYKEPAITHRRFKHETIQPLIQKHGTDFKLEELGKSVDGRTITSMKWGQGQTKVMLWSQMHGNESTATMALFDLFNFLEGENDGHDEVRELLKSQLSLKFIPMINPDGAEAFKRRNSLDIDLNRDAISQISPEAVILKQARDDFEPEFGFNLHDQQIYYNVVNTPKQATISLLAPAYNYETDINEVRGRAMKTIAGMNELLQELIPGQVGKYDDAFEPRAFGDNIQKWGTSTILIESGGYLGDPEKQHIRKINFMIILNALNQIATRGYEQYTTEQYFAIPDNGFQLMDLIINEMQVKVKGEWYPLDIAIRRRETENPAGYYMSASVEDLGDMQVFFGFETLDATGLQYLEGKVFPTPFESVNELTEAKAVELLREGYLAVKVKNGEARQVHPLPILVLKTTEKYSSGWMTGSATNFFLAKEGKPRYAVVNGYLIDLENPKKQEIRNRIY; from the coding sequence ATGTACACTCGATTTAAAGCCCATTGGATTTTCCTGTTTCTACTAGCATGCGCCACTTCGCCTAGCTTTTCACAAACAGCCTATCAAAAACTTCCCGTAGAAAAATTAGAGCAAGCTTATACTACCTACAAAGAGCCTGCAATCACGCATCGTAGGTTTAAGCATGAGACCATTCAGCCATTGATTCAAAAACATGGAACGGATTTCAAACTGGAAGAATTGGGCAAATCTGTAGATGGCCGAACTATCACTTCCATGAAATGGGGCCAAGGTCAAACCAAAGTCATGCTTTGGTCTCAAATGCACGGAAATGAAAGCACAGCCACCATGGCACTGTTTGATTTATTTAATTTCTTGGAAGGTGAAAATGACGGACATGACGAAGTCAGAGAATTACTAAAATCACAACTCAGCCTCAAGTTTATCCCGATGATCAATCCAGATGGGGCCGAGGCATTTAAGCGCCGAAATTCCTTGGACATTGACCTAAATCGAGATGCTATTTCCCAGATTTCACCAGAGGCTGTGATTTTGAAACAAGCTCGGGACGACTTTGAGCCAGAGTTTGGATTTAACCTCCACGATCAGCAGATCTATTACAATGTGGTAAATACCCCCAAGCAAGCTACAATCTCCCTATTAGCTCCAGCATACAATTACGAAACCGACATCAACGAGGTCAGAGGTCGGGCAATGAAGACTATCGCCGGAATGAACGAATTGCTCCAAGAGCTGATTCCCGGGCAAGTAGGAAAATACGATGATGCTTTTGAGCCGCGCGCTTTTGGAGATAATATTCAAAAATGGGGAACTAGTACCATTTTGATCGAATCTGGTGGCTATTTGGGAGATCCAGAAAAACAACACATTCGAAAGATCAATTTTATGATCATTCTCAATGCGCTTAATCAGATTGCTACGCGAGGCTATGAGCAATATACCACCGAGCAATACTTTGCCATTCCTGATAATGGATTTCAGTTGATGGATTTGATTATCAATGAAATGCAAGTGAAGGTTAAGGGTGAATGGTATCCTTTGGACATTGCTATCCGAAGGAGGGAAACTGAAAACCCGGCTGGATACTACATGAGTGCATCTGTCGAAGACCTTGGCGATATGCAGGTTTTCTTTGGATTTGAAACTTTGGATGCGACAGGGCTTCAATACCTCGAAGGAAAAGTATTCCCTACACCCTTTGAATCCGTGAATGAGCTTACAGAAGCTAAAGCTGTGGAGCTTCTTCGGGAAGGTTACCTAGCTGTAAAAGTGAAAAATGGAGAGGCGCGACAAGTCCACCCACTTCCAATTTTGGTGCTAAAGACTACTGAAAAATATTCCAGCGGATGGATGACAGGATCAGCCACCAACTTCTTTTTGGCAAAAGAAGGTAAACCTCGCTACGCGGTGGTGAATGGCTACTTGATCGACTTGGAAAATCCTAAGAAACAAGAAATTAGAAATCGGATTTACTAA
- a CDS encoding sensor histidine kinase, whose translation MTTSTSVRHDPKGLWKNLRNFLLVNLTIAFFLQIVFCPICFLNWSNFVNLYPEFLFSFAVSMALSFGGSRVEEFWDPRLSWIHYPVKRLLATVGSYMVYSFVVSFVIVFIYAWLDGQFTFDAIPWNGILEFTLIPMQIALVFMAIFTTRSWLMEWRKSAIEAEQLRSEKLASQYQGLKDQLNPHFLFNSLNALSNLVYEDADRSAAFIQKLSKIYRYVLDVQQEELVELDRELEFAQNYLDLQKIRFDENLNFSVNVPNCKGCFLPPLSLQLLLENAIKHNIASQQDPLFISILQNGEELWVSNTFQPKRSKNESSTGVGLENIRSRYRLLSEKMPEVSISEHEFLVKLPLLKIHP comes from the coding sequence ATGACCACCAGCACATCAGTTCGTCACGACCCAAAAGGTCTATGGAAAAATCTTCGAAATTTTTTGCTCGTCAATTTGACGATTGCCTTCTTTTTACAAATTGTTTTTTGCCCGATTTGCTTTTTGAATTGGTCGAATTTCGTCAATCTCTACCCTGAATTTCTCTTTTCATTTGCTGTATCAATGGCCTTGAGCTTCGGGGGAAGTCGAGTGGAGGAATTTTGGGATCCGAGACTTTCTTGGATTCATTATCCGGTAAAGCGGCTCCTCGCGACCGTGGGATCCTATATGGTGTATTCCTTTGTCGTGAGCTTTGTGATCGTTTTTATTTATGCTTGGTTGGATGGTCAGTTTACGTTTGATGCGATCCCATGGAATGGTATTTTGGAATTTACCTTGATCCCAATGCAAATCGCCTTGGTATTTATGGCCATTTTTACCACAAGGTCATGGCTGATGGAATGGAGAAAATCAGCCATTGAAGCGGAACAACTTCGATCTGAAAAATTAGCCAGCCAATATCAGGGACTCAAAGACCAGCTTAATCCGCATTTTCTATTTAACTCTCTGAATGCACTTTCTAATCTGGTCTATGAGGACGCAGACCGTTCTGCAGCCTTTATCCAAAAACTAAGTAAAATCTATCGCTATGTACTCGATGTACAGCAAGAGGAGCTGGTAGAGCTAGACCGTGAACTGGAATTTGCACAAAATTACCTCGACCTCCAGAAAATTAGATTTGACGAAAATCTGAATTTCTCAGTCAATGTCCCCAATTGTAAGGGTTGTTTCCTACCTCCACTTTCGCTTCAACTATTGCTCGAAAACGCAATCAAACACAACATAGCTTCGCAGCAAGACCCTTTATTTATCTCCATCTTGCAAAACGGAGAGGAGCTTTGGGTAAGCAATACTTTTCAACCAAAACGAAGTAAAAATGAGAGTTCAACGGGGGTTGGACTCGAGAATATTCGCTCCAGATATCGCTTGTTGAGCGAAAAAATGCCAGAGGTCAGTATTTCTGAACATGAATTTTTGGTCAAACTTCCACTATTGAAAATCCACCCATGA
- a CDS encoding dipeptide epimerase: protein MNLSYQVFDLPLKHTFTIAHQSRDIQDTIIVKLEENGLFGLGESTTNPFYGMTIENMSACVEEFRPVVESKFWNTPEQLWELGRDVFQNNPFAQCALDLAAWDLFTKKQGKKLYEYLQLNPEKIPITNFTIGIDTVEKMVAKMKEVDWPIYKIKLGTDNDLEIVRELRKHTQSVFRIDANCAWTAEQAIRNSEELVKLGVEFMEQPLGKDDLEGMKEVFQYSKLPVMADESCIVESDVKKCHGLFHAINVKLVKAGGITPGLRMIREAKLLGMKTMVGCMTESSVGITAIAHLAPLLDYVDMDGAMLLAKDPARGVQITPEKVTFPKGPGIGAELV, encoded by the coding sequence ATGAACCTCAGCTATCAGGTTTTCGATCTTCCGCTCAAGCACACCTTTACGATCGCTCATCAAAGCCGCGACATTCAGGATACCATTATTGTTAAGTTGGAGGAAAATGGACTTTTTGGTCTTGGAGAATCTACCACCAATCCGTTCTATGGGATGACTATTGAAAATATGAGCGCTTGCGTAGAGGAGTTTCGTCCTGTGGTGGAATCCAAATTTTGGAATACCCCTGAGCAACTTTGGGAGTTGGGAAGGGACGTTTTTCAGAATAACCCTTTTGCTCAATGTGCCTTGGACCTGGCTGCTTGGGATTTATTTACGAAGAAGCAAGGCAAAAAACTTTACGAGTATTTGCAGCTAAATCCTGAAAAAATCCCAATCACCAACTTCACCATAGGAATTGATACCGTAGAAAAAATGGTGGCAAAGATGAAAGAGGTGGATTGGCCAATCTATAAAATTAAGCTGGGTACCGATAATGATCTTGAGATCGTCCGGGAGCTTCGAAAGCATACTCAATCCGTTTTTCGGATTGATGCCAATTGTGCCTGGACCGCGGAGCAAGCTATTCGAAATTCCGAAGAATTGGTCAAACTAGGCGTAGAGTTTATGGAGCAGCCATTGGGAAAAGATGATCTGGAGGGAATGAAGGAGGTTTTTCAGTATTCCAAGCTTCCGGTGATGGCTGATGAAAGCTGTATTGTCGAAAGTGACGTAAAAAAATGTCATGGACTTTTCCATGCGATCAATGTCAAATTGGTCAAGGCGGGAGGAATCACTCCCGGGCTTCGAATGATTCGAGAAGCGAAGTTGCTTGGGATGAAAACCATGGTAGGCTGCATGACTGAGTCATCCGTGGGGATTACTGCCATCGCACATCTTGCTCCATTGTTGGACTATGTAGATATGGATGGTGCAATGCTCTTAGCCAAAGATCCAGCCCGTGGGGTTCAAATCACTCCTGAAAAAGTTACCTTCCCCAAAGGTCCTGGGATCGGGGCAGAGTTGGTCTGA
- a CDS encoding LytR/AlgR family response regulator transcription factor, with protein MKILIIEDEKPAATRLIQLLKGYFPNAELIGPIDTVSRSVEWLSQNPSPNLVFCDIQLADGISFEIFEQVPLTALVIFTTAFDQYAIKAFKVNAIDYLLKPIDPKELGRAVEKFNTRTVQPTLDLEVLRTLIQPKSNVYKSRFLVRFGDKIQSVPLEEVAFFFSEERITFLQTNSGKKYVLDSTLEQIESQLDPANFFRLNRKYLCHVDAIEEVFTYSNSRLKVHLSNCSDSAILISREKVADFKDWLDR; from the coding sequence ATGAAGATTTTGATTATTGAAGACGAGAAGCCAGCAGCGACCCGACTAATCCAATTACTCAAAGGATATTTTCCTAATGCTGAATTGATTGGTCCAATCGATACGGTGAGCAGATCGGTAGAATGGCTTTCTCAAAACCCCAGTCCCAACCTTGTATTTTGTGATATCCAACTTGCCGACGGAATCAGTTTTGAAATTTTTGAACAAGTACCTCTGACAGCGCTCGTCATTTTCACGACAGCCTTTGACCAATATGCGATCAAGGCATTTAAGGTTAATGCCATCGATTATCTTTTAAAACCGATAGATCCAAAAGAACTGGGAAGGGCTGTGGAAAAATTTAATACGAGGACTGTTCAGCCAACATTGGATTTGGAAGTGCTCAGAACGCTTATTCAACCCAAAAGCAACGTTTATAAAAGTCGATTTCTAGTTCGATTTGGAGATAAAATCCAAAGTGTGCCTTTGGAAGAAGTTGCCTTTTTCTTCAGTGAGGAGCGGATAACTTTTCTGCAAACGAATTCCGGAAAAAAATATGTCCTGGATTCTACCCTAGAACAGATAGAATCTCAACTCGACCCAGCGAACTTTTTTCGACTCAACCGCAAATACCTCTGTCATGTCGATGCGATCGAGGAGGTCTTCACCTATTCCAACAGTCGGCTTAAGGTTCATCTCAGCAATTGTTCGGATTCGGCAATTTTGATCAGCAGGGAAAAAGTCGCAGACTTTAAGGACTGGCTGGATCGTTAA
- a CDS encoding response regulator transcription factor, which yields MSKAKLLVVEDDPNLGDILKEYLEMKGYEPTLCRDGEEGWNKFKKDKYDLCLLDIMMPKKDGFTLAKEIKKVQEELPILFLTAKNQKDDIIEGLKIGADDYLTKPFSMEELLLRITAILRRTQKSSEITPLKTYSFGDFILHYDEQYIEGPGGKHKLTSKENELIRLLASEINKLVNRSHALKQIWGDDSYFNARSMDVYLSKIRKILKDDPKVQIITVHGEGFKLIVGEG from the coding sequence ATGAGCAAAGCCAAACTATTAGTCGTCGAAGATGATCCTAACCTAGGAGATATCCTGAAAGAATATCTGGAAATGAAAGGCTACGAACCCACCCTTTGTCGGGATGGAGAAGAAGGCTGGAATAAATTTAAAAAGGACAAATATGATCTCTGTCTTCTCGATATCATGATGCCCAAAAAAGATGGGTTTACACTGGCTAAGGAAATCAAAAAAGTACAGGAGGAACTTCCAATCCTTTTCCTTACGGCCAAAAATCAAAAAGACGATATTATAGAGGGACTAAAAATCGGTGCCGATGATTACCTCACCAAGCCCTTCAGCATGGAAGAATTGCTTTTGAGGATTACAGCAATTCTCCGTCGGACTCAAAAGTCATCCGAAATAACCCCTTTGAAAACCTATTCCTTTGGGGATTTTATTCTCCATTACGATGAGCAGTACATCGAAGGTCCAGGAGGAAAACATAAGTTAACTTCCAAAGAAAATGAACTGATTCGACTTCTTGCTTCAGAAATCAACAAGCTGGTCAACCGAAGCCATGCACTCAAGCAAATCTGGGGTGACGATAGCTATTTCAATGCCCGGTCCATGGATGTTTATCTGAGCAAAATCCGAAAAATCCTGAAGGACGATCCAAAGGTGCAGATCATCACAGTGCATGGAGAAGGGTTTAAGTTGATCGTGGGAGAAGGATAA